CTTCGCCGACCCGCCGTACAACCTGCAGCTGCGCCAGGAGTTGTGGCGGCCCAACCAGACGCGGGTCGATGCGGTCGACGATGATTGGGACCAATTCGAAGGTTTCGCAGAATACGATGCATTCTCGCGCGCCTGGCTGCAAGCCTGTCACAGGGTGCTCAAGCCGCAGGGCAGCCTGTGGGTGATCGGCACCTATCACAACATCTTCCGCCTCGGGACGATCCTGCAGGAC
The Anaerolineales bacterium DNA segment above includes these coding regions:
- a CDS encoding site-specific DNA-methyltransferase, translating into MGQVLEGDCLQVLQTLPERSIDLVFADPPYNLQLRQELWRPNQTRVDAVDDDWDQFEGFAEYDAFSRAWLQACHRVLKPQGSLWVIGTYHNIFRLGTILQD